One window of Pseudochaenichthys georgianus chromosome 18, fPseGeo1.2, whole genome shotgun sequence genomic DNA carries:
- the b4gat1 gene encoding beta-1,4-glucuronyltransferase 1 — MHLSKKFSVFKVVLSALLIVALLQLIYLSFLSKFHGNQQRYRYSELFGGSGGKKNGHPEKNSRKERLRFSLSTGGIFDNSGQYRVYKNLIKSDFTTNHKPGSIPSSHVLALATHTTINNLHHLESLVERWHNPLSVAIFAHGQDVKFATALVYALSFFCPQIQSLVDFHLVCLSGEMASFPEQDREHFAGLEDCASVFSRLETHRDKYKNYVISGNVSYPNNLLRNVARGGTESSYILVIDIDMMPSADLHQQFEAMILGREIASDEVFVLPAFEIRHARKMPGNKAELVQLYQVGEVRPFYEELCSRCQAPTNYSRWVNSHVRGSEPLEVGYTLTWVDPWEPFYIGPHTVPLYDENFKQYGFNRISQACELHVAGYKFSVLSSAFLVHRGFKIQGEFHAKKDEENKRNRVLFRSFKEGLKTKYPSSNRRC, encoded by the exons ATGCATCTGTCCAAGAAATTCTCGGTTTTCAAAGTGGTGCTGAGTGCTCTGCTGATAGTGGCGCTCCTGCAGCTCATTTACCTGTCCTTCTTATCCAAGTTTCACGGTAATCAGCAGCGGTACCGATACTCTGAGCTTTTTGGAGGCTCTGGGGGCAAGAAGAATGGGCACCCCGAGAAAAACTCACGGAAGGAGCGTCTGAGGTTCTCCCTGTCTACTGGAGGGATCTTTGACAACAGTGGTCAGTACCGGGTGTACAAGAACTTGATAAAAAGTGATTTCACCACAAATCATAAACCAGGGTCCATCCCCAGCTCCCATGTCCTGGCATtagccacacacacaaccatcaACAACCTGCATCACCTGGAATCTCTTGTGGAAAGGTGGCACAACCCTCTCTCCGTGGCCATATTCGCACACGGGCAAGATGTCAAGTTTGCCACAGCTCTGGTTTATGCTCTCAGCTTCTTTTGCCCCCAGATTCAGTCTCTGGTGGACTTCCACTTGGTGTGCCTCTCAGGAGAGATGGCCAGTTTCCCTGAGCAGGACCGTGAGCATTTTGCAGGGCTCGAAGACTGTGCCTCTGTGTTTTCCAGACTGGAGACGCACAGGGATAAATACAAGAACTATGTCATCAGTGGAAACGTCTCCTACCCCAACAACCTCCTGCGTAACGTAGCCCGAGGTGGCACAGAGTCCTCCTACATCCTCGTCATTGACATCGACATGATGCCGAGCGCTGACCTCCACCAGCAGTTTGAGGCCATGATCTTGGGGCGTGAGATAGCGAGTGATGAGGTTTTTGTGTTGCCTGCCTTTGAGATCCGCCACGCAAGGAAGATGCCCGGAAACAAGGCAGAGTTGGTTCAGCTCTACCAGGTCGGTGAGGTCCGGCCCTTTTATGAAGAGCTGTGTTCTCGCTGTCAGGCCCCCACCAACTACTCGCGGTGGGTCAACAGCCACGTTAGAGGATCCGAACCCCTGGAAGTTGGCTACACGCTCACCTGGGTTGATCCCTGGGAGCCTTTCTACATCGGGCCCCACACTGTGCCCCTCTATGATGAGAACTTCAAGCAATATGGATTCAATCGTATCAGCCAG GCCTGCGAGCTCCACGTCGCTGGATACAAGTTCTCGGTGCTGAGCTCAGCTTTCTTGGTGCACCGGGGATTCAAGATCCAGGGGGAGTTTCACGCCAAGAAGGACGAGGAGAACAAACGCAACCGGGTTCTGTTTCGCAGCTTCAAAGAGGGCCTGAAAACAAAATACCCATCCTCCAACCGACGCTGCTGA
- the pfdn2 gene encoding prefoldin subunit 2, producing the protein MNIKRHTTSIPIHSARGPSQQHPSKMAANSSSTVSKSSSGSSAGGKPSGPSAEQVVATFQRMRQEQRSMASKSADFEMDINEHGLVIETLKEVDPSRKCFRLVGGVLVERTVKEVLPALESNKEQISKLIESINKQMQTKGRDLTEYRERYNIRLVGEGEAEAQGQSAESSSDNIDGGSKSGAGVLVS; encoded by the exons ATGAATATCAAGCG GCACACAACAAGCATCCCTATACATTCTGCTCGGGGTCCATCTCAGCAACACCCTTCCAAGATGGCAGCCAACAGTAGCAGCACGGTTAGCAAAtccagcagcggcagcagcgccGGAGGAAAGCCGTCCGGCCCGTCTGCCGAGCAG GTGGTGGCAACATTTCAAAGGATGCGTCAGGAGCAGCGCAGTATGGCTTCTAAATCTGCAGATTTCGAGATGGATATCAATGAGCACGG CTTAGTAATTGAAACCCTGAAGGAAGTGGATCCTTCGAGGAAATGCTTTCGTCTTGTAGGAGGAGTGTTGGTGGAGAGGACGGTAAAAGAAGTTCTACCAGCCTTGGAGTCTAATAAAGAACAG ATCTCCAAATTAATCGAGTCCATCAACAAGCAGATGCAGACGAAAGGGCGGGACCTCACAGAGTACAGGGAACGCTACAACATCCGGTTGGTGGGAGAAGGTGAAGCGGAGGCACAGGGCCAGTCGGCGGAATCTTCCAGTGACAACATAGACGGCGGGTCTAAAAGCGGAGCTGGCGTTTTAGTGTCGTAG
- the nit1 gene encoding deaminated glutathione amidase yields the protein MFTARCILGTSAKYLTSLPAQRQQIKLQNRMSTSLRPVAAVCQVTATPDKKANFSACKQLVEEAKGRGASMVFLPEAFDYIGSSREETLSESLTGDTISQYSQLARKLEVWLSLGGFHERGHNWESDRRIYNSHIIINDKGEIISVYRKSHLFDVELPEKGVSLKESAFTIPGPSLVSPVQTPIGKVGLGICYDLRFPELSLALQRQGADILTYPSAFTVATGAAHWEVLLRARAIETQCFVLAAAQVGRHHEKRSSYGHALAVDPWGEVLGDCGGEKPGMVLVEIDLEKVSSTRRNMPVQQHRRNTDFYQSLEKS from the exons ATGTTCACGGCCAGGTGCATTTTGGGAACATCTGCAAAGTATTTGACCTCTCTCCCAGCTCAGAGACAACAGATCAAGCTCCAAAACAG GATGTCGACCTCACTTCGCCCGGTGGCTGCAGTGTGTCAGGTGACAGCCACCCCGGATAAAAAGGCTAACTTCTCCGCCTGTAAACAGCTGGTGGAGGAGGCCAAGGGGCGAGGGGCCAGCATGGTCTTCCTGCCCGAGGCCTTCGATTACATCGGATCCAGCCGAGAGGAGACGCTGTCCGAGAGTCTGACAGGAGACACAATCTCACAATACTCTCAGCTGGCCAG GAAGTTGGAAGTGTGGCTGTCTCTTGGAGGATTTCATGAACGAGGACATAACTGGGAGTCTGACAGACGAATCTACAACAGTCACATCATAATTAACGATAAAG GTGAAATCATTTCAGTCTACAGGAAGTCCCATTTATTTGATGTGGAGCTGCCAGAAAAAGGCGTTTCACTTAAAGAAAGTGCCTTCACCATCCCTGGACCCTCCCTCGTGTCTCCAGTCCAAACTCCCATCGGCAAG GTTGGCCTGGGCATCTGCTATGATCTGAGGTTCCCAGAGTTATCACTGGCTCTGCAAAGGCAAGGCGCTGATATTCTAACCTACCCATCAGCCTTCACTGTAGCCACAGGAGCTGCTCACTGGGAG GTGTTACTGCGTGCACGGGCGATAGAGACTCAGTGTTTCGTCCTGGCGGCGGCGCAGGTCGGCCGGCACCATGAGAAGCGCTCGTCGTACGGCCACGCCCTCGCCGTGGACCCCTGGGGTGAGGTGCTGGGAGACTGTGGAGGGGAGAAGCCAGGCATGGTGCTGGTGGAGATCGACCTGGAGAAGGTCAGCAGCACCAGGAGGAACATGCCGGTCCAACAGCACCGCAGAAACACTGATTTTTATCAAAGTCTGGAGAAGAGTTGA